A window of the Rhodobium gokarnense genome harbors these coding sequences:
- the nadA gene encoding quinolinate synthase NadA encodes MPTGANRTLQRAPKHDVLPMPSLEYTDAVAKETAHLYERVKDVVPAIEWPFFAPYIKAINDLKAARNAVILAHNYMTPEIFHCVADKVGDSLQLARLAGETDADVIVQCGVHFMAETSKILNPEKTVLIPDMEAGCSLAESITGADVRLLREAHPGVPIVAYVNTSAEVKAEVDICCTSANAVQVVESLNAPKVIMLPDQYLAQYVASQTDVEIISWKGACEVHERFTGEELRAYRETDPNLRIIAHPECPQDVIAEADYTGSTSQMTKWIEDHKPSKVVLVTECSMADNVAADIRDVEFVRPCNLCPHMKRITLAKILDSLVHMREEVEVDPALIERARASVERMVNLKS; translated from the coding sequence ATGCCTACCGGCGCGAACCGGACCCTTCAACGGGCTCCGAAACACGACGTCCTGCCGATGCCGTCGCTGGAATACACCGATGCGGTGGCGAAGGAGACGGCGCATCTCTACGAGCGCGTCAAGGACGTCGTCCCGGCGATCGAGTGGCCGTTCTTTGCGCCCTACATCAAGGCCATCAACGACCTCAAGGCGGCGCGCAACGCCGTCATCCTGGCGCATAACTACATGACGCCGGAGATCTTCCACTGCGTTGCCGACAAGGTCGGCGATTCCCTGCAGCTCGCCCGGCTCGCCGGCGAGACCGACGCGGACGTCATCGTCCAGTGCGGCGTCCACTTCATGGCCGAGACGTCGAAGATCCTGAACCCGGAAAAGACCGTGCTGATCCCGGACATGGAGGCCGGCTGCTCGCTGGCCGAGTCGATCACCGGCGCCGATGTCCGGCTCTTGCGCGAGGCCCATCCGGGCGTGCCGATCGTCGCCTATGTCAACACCTCGGCCGAGGTGAAGGCCGAGGTCGACATCTGCTGCACCTCGGCCAACGCCGTGCAGGTCGTCGAGAGCCTCAACGCGCCGAAGGTGATCATGTTGCCGGACCAGTACCTGGCCCAATACGTTGCCAGCCAGACCGATGTGGAGATCATCTCCTGGAAAGGCGCCTGCGAGGTCCATGAGCGGTTCACCGGCGAGGAGCTGCGCGCCTATCGCGAGACCGACCCGAACCTTCGGATCATCGCCCATCCGGAATGTCCGCAGGACGTCATTGCCGAGGCCGACTACACCGGCTCGACCTCGCAGATGACGAAATGGATCGAGGACCACAAGCCGTCCAAGGTCGTGCTGGTCACCGAATGCTCGATGGCCGACAACGTCGCCGCCGACATCCGCGACGTGGAGTTCGTGCGGCCGTGCAACCTGTGCCCGCACATGAAGCGGATCACGCTGGCGAAAATTCTCGACTCGCTCGTCCATATGCGCGAAGAGGTGGAGGTCGACCCGGCCCTGATCGAGCGCGCCCGCGCTTCGGTCGAGCGGATGGTCAATCTGAAGAGCTAA
- the acuI gene encoding acrylyl-CoA reductase (NADPH) produces MDTFKAVVVTRDEETRKQSVALKEIGIDDLMEGDVTVKVSHSTLNYKDGLAVTGAGPVVRRFPMIPGIDFAGTVVSSESEEFSEGDEVLLNGWGVGETHMGGFAGMARVKADWLIGLPEGLTRFEAMAIGTAGYTAMLCVLALERHGVTPDRGPVVVTGAAGGVGSVAISLLGKLGYHVIASTGRPAEGDYLKDLGATEIIDRAELSEKARPLGKERWAGGVDTVGTHTLANVLSMTQYGGAVAACGLAGGMDLPTSVAPFILRGVSLLGIDSVMAPKPLRIEAYDRLARDLDKDKLKALTTTISLEDVIDKAGAILEGKVRGRTVVEI; encoded by the coding sequence GTGGATACCTTCAAGGCAGTGGTGGTCACCCGCGACGAGGAGACCAGGAAGCAGTCGGTGGCGCTGAAAGAGATCGGGATCGACGATCTGATGGAGGGCGACGTCACGGTCAAGGTCAGCCACTCCACCCTCAATTACAAGGACGGCCTTGCCGTCACCGGGGCAGGGCCCGTGGTGCGCCGGTTCCCGATGATCCCGGGCATCGACTTCGCCGGCACGGTGGTGTCGTCGGAGAGCGAGGAGTTCTCTGAGGGCGACGAGGTGCTGCTCAACGGCTGGGGCGTCGGCGAGACCCATATGGGCGGCTTTGCCGGCATGGCCCGGGTCAAGGCCGACTGGCTGATCGGCCTGCCGGAGGGGCTCACCCGCTTTGAGGCGATGGCCATCGGTACGGCCGGCTATACGGCAATGCTCTGCGTCCTTGCGCTGGAGCGCCACGGCGTGACGCCCGACCGCGGCCCGGTCGTCGTCACCGGCGCGGCCGGCGGCGTCGGCTCCGTCGCCATCTCGCTGCTCGGCAAGCTCGGCTACCACGTCATTGCCTCCACCGGCCGGCCGGCGGAGGGCGACTATCTGAAGGACCTCGGCGCGACGGAGATCATCGACCGGGCGGAGCTGTCGGAAAAGGCGCGCCCGCTCGGCAAGGAGCGCTGGGCCGGCGGCGTCGACACGGTCGGCACCCACACCCTCGCCAACGTCCTTTCCATGACGCAATACGGCGGCGCGGTCGCCGCCTGCGGCCTTGCCGGCGGCATGGATCTTCCGACCAGCGTCGCCCCCTTCATCCTGCGCGGCGTGTCGCTCCTCGGCATCGACTCGGTGATGGCGCCGAAGCCGCTGAGGATCGAGGCCTATGACCGTCTCGCCCGCGACCTCGACAAGGACAAGCTGAAAGCCCTGACGACCACGATTTCGCTGGAAGACGTCATCGACAAAGCCGGCGCAATCCTGGAAGGCAAGGTCCGCGGCCGCACGGTGGTGGAAATATAG
- a CDS encoding NUDIX hydrolase, whose product MAEETTLAPLKAAENASSGARIEIGLNAAIVAVEDPTPLILVVGGCDPSGEPESLPYGPFDPLTHRTFEIGLRSWVAEQAALKLGHVEQLYTFGDRGRHTLQQRGSNPHVVSVGYLALTRPEPQAQLGFAREAANWRSWYAYFPWEDWRAGRPAVLDQTILPLLRDWAAEPPAAGAPMRALGRIERLRLSFGVDGPPWDEERALDRYELLYEAGLAMEARRDERPAALRRDDIPALGRPMRFDHRRILATAISRLRAKLKYRPVVFELMPDTFTLTELQRTVEAISGRHLHKQNFRRLVEKTALVEPTGATSDRTGGRPAALFRFRREVLLERPAPGLRFGSAGA is encoded by the coding sequence ATGGCGGAAGAGACCACCCTGGCCCCCCTGAAAGCCGCGGAAAACGCGAGTTCCGGCGCGCGCATCGAAATCGGCCTCAACGCGGCGATCGTCGCGGTGGAGGACCCGACGCCGCTGATCCTCGTCGTCGGCGGGTGCGATCCTTCGGGAGAGCCAGAGAGCCTTCCCTACGGCCCGTTCGATCCCCTCACCCACCGCACGTTCGAAATCGGCCTTCGGTCCTGGGTCGCCGAGCAGGCGGCGCTGAAGCTCGGCCATGTGGAACAGCTCTACACCTTCGGCGATCGCGGCCGGCATACGCTGCAGCAGCGGGGGTCCAACCCGCACGTCGTCTCCGTCGGCTATCTGGCGCTGACCCGGCCGGAGCCGCAGGCCCAGCTCGGCTTTGCCCGCGAGGCCGCCAACTGGCGCTCCTGGTATGCCTATTTCCCGTGGGAGGACTGGCGCGCCGGGCGGCCGGCCGTGCTCGACCAGACCATCCTGCCGCTGCTGCGCGACTGGGCGGCAGAGCCGCCCGCGGCCGGCGCGCCGATGCGCGCGCTCGGGCGCATCGAGCGGCTCCGGCTTTCCTTCGGCGTCGACGGGCCGCCCTGGGACGAAGAGCGGGCGCTCGACCGCTACGAACTCCTCTACGAGGCGGGGCTCGCCATGGAGGCGCGGCGCGACGAGCGCCCGGCGGCGCTGAGACGCGACGACATTCCCGCGCTCGGCCGGCCGATGCGGTTCGACCACCGGCGCATCCTTGCCACCGCCATTTCGCGTCTGCGCGCCAAGCTGAAATACCGCCCGGTGGTGTTCGAGTTGATGCCCGACACCTTTACCCTGACGGAACTGCAACGTACGGTGGAGGCGATCTCCGGGCGCCACCTGCACAAGCAGAATTTCCGCCGGCTGGTGGAAAAGACCGCCCTCGTGGAGCCGACCGGGGCAACCAGCGACCGCACGGGCGGGCGACCGGCCGCCCTCTTCCGGTTCCGGCGCGAGGTGCTCCTGGAGCGCCCGGCGCCGGGCCTCAGGTTCGGATCGGCGGGGGCCTGA
- a CDS encoding tyrosine phosphatase family protein gives MIHVCPLSRIDETVKRTGAKRLVTLINAGTPVPRPASIAPEDHLFLGFNDITDCQDGMTEPCETHVREFLDFVGSWDRADPMVIHCWAGVSRSSAGAYVAACALNPKRDEAIIARRLRRASAKATPNALFVAIADQVLKREGRMTAAIQEIGRGAMAFENDPFELPID, from the coding sequence ATGATTCATGTCTGTCCCCTTTCGCGGATCGACGAGACCGTGAAGCGCACGGGCGCCAAGCGCCTCGTCACGCTGATCAATGCCGGCACCCCGGTGCCGCGACCGGCTTCGATCGCGCCGGAGGATCACCTGTTCCTCGGCTTCAACGACATCACCGACTGCCAGGACGGCATGACCGAGCCCTGCGAGACCCATGTGCGGGAGTTCCTGGATTTCGTCGGCAGCTGGGACCGGGCCGACCCGATGGTGATCCATTGCTGGGCAGGCGTCAGCCGGTCGTCGGCCGGTGCCTATGTGGCGGCCTGCGCCCTCAATCCGAAGCGCGACGAGGCGATCATCGCCCGCCGGCTGCGCCGCGCCTCGGCCAAGGCGACGCCGAACGCCCTTTTCGTTGCCATCGCCGATCAGGTGCTGAAGCGCGAGGGGCGGATGACCGCAGCGATCCAGGAGATCGGCCGCGGCGCCATGGCGTTTGAAAACGACCCGTTCGAGCTTCCAATCGATTGA
- a CDS encoding HD family hydrolase, with protein sequence MSMADRAGAPPRAWQRMLSGRRLDLLDPSPLDVEIEDIAQGIARVARWNGQTVGAHAYSVAQHSLLVEAIAGRMEAGLSASDRLAVLLHDAPEYVIGDMISPFKAVIGGDYKVVEARLHGAIHLRFGLPAKLPGALTKLTKRADIVAAYFEATLLAGFEEAEAAKYFGRPNGHPLDSDPSWRALLEPWPADLAQQRFLERFFAIDAAR encoded by the coding sequence TTGTCCATGGCCGACCGCGCCGGCGCTCCGCCCCGTGCCTGGCAGCGCATGCTGTCCGGGCGCAGGCTCGACCTGCTCGATCCCTCGCCGCTCGACGTGGAGATCGAGGATATCGCGCAAGGCATCGCCCGGGTTGCGCGCTGGAACGGCCAGACGGTCGGCGCGCACGCCTATTCCGTCGCCCAGCACTCGCTGCTGGTGGAGGCGATCGCCGGGCGCATGGAGGCGGGGCTTTCGGCCAGTGACCGGCTCGCCGTGCTGCTCCACGATGCGCCGGAATACGTCATCGGCGACATGATCTCGCCGTTCAAGGCCGTCATCGGCGGCGACTACAAGGTGGTGGAGGCGCGGCTCCACGGCGCCATCCATCTGCGCTTCGGCCTGCCGGCGAAGCTGCCGGGCGCGCTGACGAAGCTCACCAAGCGGGCCGACATCGTCGCCGCCTATTTCGAGGCAACGCTGCTCGCCGGCTTCGAAGAGGCCGAGGCGGCAAAATATTTCGGCCGGCCGAACGGCCATCCGCTCGACAGCGATCCGTCCTGGCGGGCGCTTTTGGAGCCCTGGCCGGCTGATCTGGCGCAGCAGCGGTTCCTGGAGCGCTTTTTCGCGATCGACGCGGCACGCTGA
- the ygfZ gene encoding CAF17-like 4Fe-4S cluster assembly/insertion protein YgfZ encodes MAFCELSNRAVVRISGEEAHHFLQGLVTNDMGVVDADGAGFGALLTPQGKILFDFLIARDGDGYLFDTPKATVADLVKRLTFYKLRAKVEVANLSDSHMVVAFWGVDGAPDVVGTVFSDPRHSGLGYRAIVERDGSAPNGDAADIDAYTAHRVAVGVPEAGVDFDYGEVFPHDVDMDFLSGLSFAKGCFVGQEVVSRMQHRGTARRRVVRARAEAALPAPGTAITAGEKAIGSLGSVAGNDGLALVRLDRAKSAMDAGTPLLAGTAELTLAIPDWAGFSWPGADAESA; translated from the coding sequence ATGGCATTCTGCGAGTTATCCAATCGAGCCGTGGTGCGGATTTCCGGCGAGGAGGCGCACCACTTCCTCCAAGGGCTCGTCACCAACGACATGGGCGTCGTCGACGCTGACGGCGCCGGCTTCGGCGCGCTGCTGACGCCCCAGGGCAAGATCCTGTTCGACTTCCTGATCGCGCGCGACGGCGACGGCTATCTGTTCGACACGCCGAAGGCGACGGTCGCCGACCTCGTCAAGCGCCTGACCTTCTACAAGCTGCGGGCCAAGGTCGAGGTCGCCAACCTGTCCGACAGCCACATGGTGGTGGCGTTCTGGGGCGTGGACGGCGCGCCCGACGTCGTCGGCACCGTCTTTTCCGACCCGCGTCACAGCGGCCTCGGCTACCGCGCCATCGTGGAACGCGACGGGTCCGCGCCGAATGGTGATGCCGCCGACATTGACGCCTATACCGCGCACCGGGTCGCCGTCGGCGTGCCGGAGGCCGGCGTCGATTTCGACTATGGCGAGGTGTTCCCCCACGACGTCGACATGGATTTCCTTTCCGGCCTCTCCTTCGCCAAGGGCTGCTTCGTCGGCCAGGAAGTGGTCTCGCGCATGCAGCATCGCGGCACGGCACGCCGGCGCGTCGTCAGGGCGCGCGCGGAGGCCGCGCTGCCGGCGCCGGGAACCGCCATCACTGCCGGGGAAAAGGCCATCGGCAGCCTCGGCTCGGTCGCCGGCAATGACGGCCTTGCGCTCGTGCGCCTCGACCGGGCCAAGTCCGCGATGGACGCCGGCACGCCGCTCCTTGCGGGTACGGCCGAGCTGACGCTCGCGATCCCGGACTGGGCCGGCTTCAGCTGGCCGGGAGCCGACGCGGAAAGCGCCTGA
- a CDS encoding dihydroorotase — translation MPATYDTLFKNATVANHDGIGARDIAVKDGRIAAIGTIDAAAAGEVIDCAGLTIVPGVIDSQVHFREPGLEHKEDLETGSLGAVLGGVTAVFEMPNTNPLTTSAEALADKVARGTDRMHCDFAFWVGGTHDNVADIPELERLPGAAGIKVFMGSSTGDLLVEDDPGVRAILEKTRRRAAFHSEDEYRLEERKGERIEGDPSSHPVWRDEETAIRCTKRLVKIARETGAPIHVLHVTTAEEIRFLADNKDVATVEVTPQHLTLAADLYATLGTRLQMNPPVRDARHREGLWWGVAQGVADVIGSDHAPHTLEEKANPYPKSPSGMPGVQTLVPVLLDHVNAGRLSLERFVDLTSAGAVRLFGIKGKGRIAVGYDADLTVLDLKRQVTIRDDMMGTKSGWTPYDGMTVTGWPVGTVVRGARVMWEGEVTTPSRGKPVRFW, via the coding sequence ATGCCCGCGACCTACGACACCCTTTTCAAGAACGCGACGGTGGCCAATCACGACGGCATCGGCGCCCGCGACATCGCCGTCAAGGACGGCCGCATCGCCGCTATCGGCACGATCGATGCGGCCGCAGCGGGCGAGGTGATCGACTGCGCGGGCCTCACCATCGTTCCGGGCGTCATCGACAGCCAGGTGCATTTCCGTGAACCGGGCCTGGAGCACAAGGAGGACCTGGAGACCGGCTCGCTTGGCGCCGTCCTCGGCGGCGTCACCGCGGTCTTTGAGATGCCGAACACCAATCCGCTGACGACGAGCGCCGAGGCGCTCGCCGACAAGGTCGCGCGCGGCACCGACCGCATGCATTGCGACTTCGCCTTCTGGGTCGGCGGCACCCACGATAACGTCGCCGACATTCCCGAACTTGAGCGCCTGCCGGGCGCCGCCGGCATCAAGGTGTTCATGGGCTCCTCGACCGGCGATCTCCTCGTGGAGGACGATCCGGGCGTCCGCGCGATCCTTGAAAAGACCCGCCGCCGCGCCGCCTTCCATTCGGAGGACGAATACCGGCTGGAGGAGCGCAAGGGCGAGCGGATCGAGGGCGACCCGTCTTCCCATCCCGTCTGGCGCGATGAGGAAACGGCGATCCGCTGCACGAAGCGGCTCGTGAAGATCGCCCGCGAGACCGGCGCGCCGATCCACGTCCTGCATGTGACGACGGCGGAGGAAATCCGTTTCCTTGCCGACAACAAGGACGTCGCCACCGTGGAGGTGACGCCGCAGCACCTGACGCTCGCCGCCGACCTCTACGCGACGCTCGGCACGCGGCTGCAGATGAACCCGCCGGTGCGCGATGCCCGCCACCGCGAGGGCCTGTGGTGGGGCGTTGCGCAGGGGGTTGCCGACGTCATCGGCTCCGACCACGCCCCGCACACGCTGGAAGAAAAGGCCAACCCCTATCCGAAAAGCCCGTCCGGCATGCCGGGCGTGCAGACGCTGGTGCCGGTCCTCCTCGATCATGTGAACGCGGGACGGCTGTCGCTGGAGCGCTTCGTCGACCTGACCTCGGCCGGTGCCGTCCGCCTCTTCGGCATCAAGGGCAAGGGCCGGATCGCCGTCGGCTACGACGCCGACCTCACCGTCCTCGACCTGAAGCGCCAGGTCACGATCCGCGACGACATGATGGGCACGAAGAGCGGCTGGACGCCCTATGACGGCATGACCGTCACCGGCTGGCCGGTCGGCACGGTGGTGCGCGGCGCCCGCGTCATGTGGGAGGGCGAGGTGACAACGCCGTCGCGCGGCAAGCCGGTGCGTTTCTGGTAG
- a CDS encoding MBL fold metallo-hydrolase: protein MEFRFVGCGDAFGSGGRFNTCFHVAGDSANFLIDCGATSLVALKRQAVDLNAIRTIFVTHFHADHFGGLPPFILDAQFFSKRTEPLTVVGPPGTEDWLVRALETAFPGSSTVFRKFETRLVELEPKTPADIDGVTVTGCRVSHGNPRGPFFGYRFEVEGRVIAYSGDTEWTDSLVDLGRKADLFVAEAYFRDKKVPLHLDLASLEEHLEEISPKRLVLTHMSEEMLARRGEVPYECAEDGLVLTL from the coding sequence ATGGAATTCCGCTTCGTCGGCTGCGGCGATGCCTTTGGCAGTGGCGGCCGCTTCAACACCTGCTTTCATGTTGCCGGCGACAGCGCCAATTTCCTCATCGATTGCGGCGCCACCTCGTTGGTCGCGCTGAAGCGCCAGGCCGTCGACCTCAATGCCATCCGGACGATCTTCGTCACCCATTTCCACGCCGATCATTTCGGCGGCCTGCCGCCTTTCATCCTCGATGCCCAGTTCTTTTCAAAGCGAACCGAGCCGCTGACGGTGGTCGGCCCGCCGGGCACCGAGGACTGGCTGGTGCGGGCGCTGGAAACGGCGTTCCCAGGCTCTTCGACGGTGTTCCGCAAGTTCGAGACGCGGCTCGTCGAGCTGGAGCCGAAGACACCCGCCGACATCGACGGCGTCACGGTCACCGGCTGCCGCGTCTCCCACGGCAATCCGCGCGGACCGTTCTTCGGCTACCGGTTCGAGGTTGAGGGACGGGTGATCGCCTATTCCGGAGACACCGAATGGACCGACTCCCTGGTCGATCTCGGCCGCAAAGCCGATCTCTTCGTCGCCGAGGCCTATTTCCGCGACAAGAAGGTGCCGCTCCACCTCGACCTGGCAAGCCTTGAAGAACACCTTGAGGAGATATCTCCCAAGCGCCTGGTGCTGACCCATATGAGCGAGGAGATGCTCGCCCGGCGGGGCGAGGTGCCCTACGAGTGCGCCGAGGACGGCCTCGTCCTCACCCTGTGA
- a CDS encoding TIGR02301 family protein: MRHAFRIWLAGAVTAAFAIALFAAAPAPAQTTADPDAPAAKSEAPPYDPQLLRLSEILGAVHYLTTLCKSDGEQVWREEMSKLIEAEAPDAERRRLIVDAFNRGYHGFSNVYTRCTPSAELAIQRYLREGATIARDVVNRYGR; encoded by the coding sequence TTGAGACATGCCTTCAGGATATGGCTTGCCGGCGCGGTGACCGCGGCTTTCGCGATTGCCCTTTTCGCCGCCGCCCCGGCACCGGCGCAGACGACGGCCGACCCGGATGCCCCGGCGGCCAAGTCGGAGGCGCCGCCCTACGATCCGCAGCTCCTCCGGCTTTCGGAGATCCTCGGCGCGGTGCACTACCTGACGACGCTTTGCAAGTCCGACGGCGAGCAGGTCTGGCGCGAGGAGATGTCGAAGCTGATCGAGGCCGAGGCGCCGGACGCGGAGCGCAGGCGCCTCATCGTCGATGCCTTCAACCGCGGCTATCACGGCTTTTCCAACGTCTACACCCGCTGCACGCCGTCGGCGGAACTGGCCATCCAGCGCTATCTGCGCGAGGGCGCGACGATCGCCCGGGACGTGGTCAACCGCTACGGCCGCTGA
- a CDS encoding NUDIX hydrolase — MKHPVAEAAAGAFPRLGASIAVWRGDEVLLVQRKKPPFAGIWSLPGGHVEPGETVAAAALRELGEETSVTAEVLGLVDVVDVIRRNDDGDLAAHYAIASFCGRYVDGTAAALDDAAAVRWTGFDALSAMNLTEGTEAIVRRSYAIACNRPS, encoded by the coding sequence ATGAAGCATCCCGTTGCCGAGGCCGCAGCCGGTGCGTTTCCAAGGCTCGGCGCCTCGATCGCGGTGTGGCGCGGCGACGAGGTACTGCTCGTCCAGCGCAAGAAGCCGCCGTTTGCGGGCATATGGAGCCTGCCCGGCGGCCATGTGGAGCCCGGCGAGACGGTGGCCGCGGCCGCGCTCCGGGAACTCGGCGAGGAGACGTCGGTGACGGCGGAGGTCCTCGGCCTCGTCGACGTCGTCGACGTGATCCGCCGCAACGATGACGGCGACCTTGCCGCCCATTACGCGATCGCCTCGTTCTGCGGCCGCTATGTGGACGGCACCGCCGCGGCCCTCGACGATGCGGCCGCGGTGCGCTGGACCGGGTTCGACGCGCTCTCCGCCATGAACCTCACCGAGGGGACGGAGGCGATCGTGCGGCGGTCCTACGCCATCGCCTGCAACCGGCCGTCCTGA
- a CDS encoding SOS response-associated peptidase, translating to MCGRFALSEIPATIRRVFGYKDQPNFPPRYNIAPTQPIATVRLENGERRFVLVRWGLVPGWVKDPADFSLLINARSETAAEKPAFRAAMRHRRCLIPANGFYEWQRRDGRKQPYWVAPKDGGLVAFAGLWESWAGPDGGDVETGAILTTAANAPMAEIHNRMPAVIAPEHFEAWLNTVEVSAKEASEMLRPAPEDLFEAVPVSTRVNAVANDDAALVAEIAPEEMVPAPEKKSAPKKKATPPPDDGQMSLL from the coding sequence ATGTGCGGCCGCTTCGCCCTTTCCGAAATCCCGGCAACGATCCGGCGCGTCTTCGGCTACAAGGACCAGCCGAACTTCCCGCCGCGCTACAACATCGCCCCGACCCAGCCGATCGCCACCGTGCGGCTGGAAAACGGCGAGCGCCGCTTCGTGCTGGTGCGCTGGGGTCTGGTGCCGGGTTGGGTCAAGGATCCGGCCGATTTCTCGCTACTGATCAATGCCCGCTCCGAGACCGCGGCGGAAAAGCCGGCGTTCCGCGCCGCCATGCGCCACCGCCGCTGCCTCATTCCGGCGAACGGCTTCTATGAATGGCAGCGCCGCGACGGCCGCAAGCAGCCCTATTGGGTGGCGCCGAAGGATGGCGGCCTCGTTGCCTTCGCCGGCCTCTGGGAGAGCTGGGCGGGCCCCGACGGCGGCGACGTGGAAACCGGCGCCATCCTGACGACGGCGGCGAACGCGCCGATGGCCGAGATCCACAACCGCATGCCGGCGGTGATCGCGCCTGAACATTTCGAGGCCTGGCTCAACACGGTCGAGGTTTCCGCAAAGGAAGCCTCCGAAATGCTGCGCCCGGCGCCGGAGGACCTTTTCGAGGCTGTCCCCGTCTCCACCCGGGTCAACGCGGTCGCCAACGACGATGCCGCGCTCGTCGCCGAAATTGCGCCGGAGGAGATGGTGCCGGCGCCCGAGAAAAAGTCGGCGCCGAAGAAGAAGGCGACGCCGCCTCCCGACGACGGCCAGATGTCGCTGCTCTAG
- the blaOXA gene encoding class D beta-lactamase, producing the protein MKQAFALILGAGLAVSSPARAETVTLCTVVADAATGTLIEQQGTCDRRVTPASTFKIAISLMGFDAGILKDKHTPALPFRDGYVDWNPAWRATTDPARWMEKSVVWYSQKVTEALGEERFRGYVRAFAYGNADVSGDPGKNNGLARAWLSSSLQISPLEQLAFLRKLVTQKLPVSDRAFAMTEALTDYGVQPGGWHVHGKTGAGLPRKADGSLLRGQPYGWFVGWARKDGRAVVFARLIQDSERQPVAPGFRARDSLLGDLFATPDALPATR; encoded by the coding sequence ATGAAACAAGCTTTTGCCCTCATCCTTGGCGCCGGCCTTGCGGTGTCGTCGCCGGCACGCGCGGAAACGGTGACGCTGTGCACCGTCGTTGCCGACGCAGCCACCGGAACGCTCATCGAGCAGCAAGGCACCTGCGATCGCCGCGTGACGCCTGCCTCCACGTTCAAGATCGCCATCAGCCTGATGGGCTTTGACGCCGGCATCCTGAAGGATAAGCACACGCCGGCCCTGCCGTTTCGCGACGGCTATGTGGACTGGAACCCGGCATGGCGCGCGACGACGGACCCGGCCCGCTGGATGGAAAAGTCCGTGGTCTGGTATTCGCAAAAGGTCACAGAGGCTCTCGGAGAGGAGCGTTTTCGCGGCTATGTGCGCGCCTTCGCCTATGGCAATGCCGACGTCTCCGGCGATCCGGGAAAGAACAACGGATTGGCGAGGGCCTGGCTCAGTTCATCCCTGCAAATCTCGCCGCTCGAACAACTGGCCTTCCTGCGCAAGCTGGTGACGCAAAAGCTTCCGGTCAGCGACCGCGCCTTTGCCATGACGGAGGCGCTCACCGACTATGGCGTGCAGCCGGGCGGCTGGCACGTCCACGGCAAGACCGGTGCCGGATTGCCGCGAAAGGCGGATGGCAGCCTGCTCAGGGGCCAGCCCTATGGCTGGTTCGTCGGCTGGGCGCGAAAGGACGGGCGGGCCGTCGTGTTCGCCCGGCTGATCCAGGACAGCGAACGCCAGCCCGTCGCGCCCGGCTTCAGGGCCCGCGACAGCCTCCTCGGCGATCTGTTCGCAACCCCCGACGCCCTGCCGGCGACCAGGTAA